The genome window GGCCGCACGGCGTCTGTGCGCCTCCCGCTTTTTCCCTGAGGAGCTGAACGTATGCGTAGGTCAGTGAGCAAACTTGGATTGGTGTGCAAGGCGTTGCTGGTAGCGGGAGGGCTGGCGTCCTCCGCCGCCTGGGCGCAACAAGTGCCACTGAAAGATCGGACCGTCACAAGGCCCTATCGACCAAGCCTGATGATTTTGGGCAACGACGGCCAGGTCAGTACGGGCATGGAAGTGACCGAGCTCACAAAGGTGGTCAATCGTCTAGAAGAGCAGGGCAAAGCTCTGGAAGAACTGCGCAAGGCGAATGACGCGCTGAGCCGCAAAGTAGATGCCCAGAAAAATGAACTTGATAAGCTGTCGCGCAGTGCTTCTAAACAGAATAGCGGCAGCAGTTCGGACGATCGAAAATTCGATGACTTGCGCAGGCGTATTGCCGACGTCAAGAGCAGTGTCGATGACCTGCGCCGCCGCGTGAAGTAGCGGAATTTCCAGGGTGCGCGCGGTCCTCTTCCTAACGTCCCCGCGCTCGTTCTCGCAACTGTCCCGCGATCCCGCTAGGGAAGTAGTACACCGACACCACAAACAAGATCCCGAGCCACAACAGCCAGCGGTCTGGTTCAAACAATAGCGCGAGCGGCGCGACGTCTGCCACGGCGTCATGGATCACATGCAAGCCGTCTTGCAGATAACTCTGCGCGAACACAAACAGGCTTGCGCCCACAACTGCGCCGTACATGGTTCCCATGCCGCCGATCACCAGCATCAACAGGATGTTGAGCATGATCTCGAAAGACAAAGAGGTATCGGGGCCGTTGTAGCGCAGCCATAACGCATACATAGCGCCAGCCAAGGTTGCGAAGGCGGCGGCCAGCAAATTGGACAGGCTGCGATACAGCACGGTCCGATAACCGATGGCTTCGGCGCGGAAGGGATTTTCGCGGATGGCCTGCAGCACGCGGCCAAACGGAGAATTCACGATGCGCAGCAGCATAAGGAACAACACGACACTGACTGCCGCGATCAAGTAATACGTGATGATGCGCCCGTCGATCGTGACGCCGAACAACGGCTCCGACAAGGGCCGGAATGCCGGACGCAACATTTGCGGCACCTTGAAATTCAGGCCGTCTTCGCCGCCCGTCAGATCCGACAGCTGCGATACCAGCGTCTGGAATGCGGCAGCCACCGCCAGCGTGATCATGGCGTAGAAGATGGCGCGTACCCGCAGGCTGGCCAACCCGATCAACAAGGCGAAGGCCAGTGACACGGCAAGCCCTCCCGCCACTCCTGAGAACACGGCTGTCCAGCCTGGCTCCAACCGCACGCTGGCGATCGCCACGCCGTACGCGCCAATACCGAAGAACATGGTGTGCGCAAAGCTCACGATGCCGGTATAGCCCAGCAGCAGGTCGTAGCTGGCGACAAGAATCACGAATACCAGAATCTTGGCCGCGACAGCCAGCGACTTGGGGCCGGGAAAGAGAAAGGGCGCCGCAGCCAAAGCGGCAACGATCAGAACAAGCAAGACGGCAAGTACGGTACTGCGTGGCGGATCGCCGGAGAGCAATCGTCGGATCATGTCGGCGGTTCCTAGCGATTCGTGACCGGATACACGCCCTGCGGACGCCACAACAGAATGGCAACCATCAGCGCAATGTTGGAAAACAGGGCGGCCTTAGGCAGCAGAAAACCGGTGTAGTTGGCCATCAGACCGACCAGCAACGCACCAATCAGGCACCCCACGGTGGAACCCAGACCTCCAATCATGATGACGATGAAGATCAGCACGTTCACCTGCGCGCCCAGTTGCGGCACGATCGACTGTTGATACATGCCCCAAAGCACGCCGCCCAGCCCGGCCAGCATTGAGCCGGCCACAAACACGCCAATAAAGAGGTGGCGGATGCGATAGCCCAAGCTCTCCACCATCTCGCGGTCTTCGACGCCAGCGCGGATCAGCAGACCGAGTTTGGTGCGGTTCAGCAGCCACAGCATGCCGCCCAGAACCAGCAAACCCACGACCAGCGCCACGACTCTGAACTTCTCGATCGCCGCGTCACCCACGAGGAACGCGCCGCGCATCGCTTCGGGCAAAGGCAGCGTAAGAGTCTGCGGACCCCACAACATCTTGATGATCTCTTCGCCGATGATCATGCCGCCCATCGTGATCAGGATCTGCTTCAAGTGTTGTCCGTAGACAGGGCGCACAATCACTCGTTCGAACGCGAGCCCCACCGCGCCAGCTACCAACATGCCGACAATCATGGCGGGCAGCACGGCGCCCACGTTCAGCCACAGGCTGCCGGACTGCGTCCAGTCCGCCATGGAGCCGAGCACAGTGGCGGCCATATACGCGCCGATGGCGATGAACAGGCCGTGTCCGAAATTCAGAACATCCATCAGCCCGAAGACGAGCGTCATGCCCGAGGCGACAATGAAAATGATCATGCCCATCGCCAAACCGGCGAAGGTCAGCGTGACCCAGGTAGAAAATGAGCCGACCAGGGGCAACGCCAATGCTGCCAGCG of Achromobacter seleniivolatilans contains these proteins:
- a CDS encoding branched-chain amino acid ABC transporter permease, giving the protein MIRRLLSGDPPRSTVLAVLLVLIVAALAAAPFLFPGPKSLAVAAKILVFVILVASYDLLLGYTGIVSFAHTMFFGIGAYGVAIASVRLEPGWTAVFSGVAGGLAVSLAFALLIGLASLRVRAIFYAMITLAVAAAFQTLVSQLSDLTGGEDGLNFKVPQMLRPAFRPLSEPLFGVTIDGRIITYYLIAAVSVVLFLMLLRIVNSPFGRVLQAIRENPFRAEAIGYRTVLYRSLSNLLAAAFATLAGAMYALWLRYNGPDTSLSFEIMLNILLMLVIGGMGTMYGAVVGASLFVFAQSYLQDGLHVIHDAVADVAPLALLFEPDRWLLWLGILFVVSVYYFPSGIAGQLRERARGR
- a CDS encoding branched-chain amino acid ABC transporter permease, giving the protein MNAINTDTPLPRTRADLRPIVLVLALAALALPLVGSFSTWVTLTFAGLAMGMIIFIVASGMTLVFGLMDVLNFGHGLFIAIGAYMAATVLGSMADWTQSGSLWLNVGAVLPAMIVGMLVAGAVGLAFERVIVRPVYGQHLKQILITMGGMIIGEEIIKMLWGPQTLTLPLPEAMRGAFLVGDAAIEKFRVVALVVGLLVLGGMLWLLNRTKLGLLIRAGVEDREMVESLGYRIRHLFIGVFVAGSMLAGLGGVLWGMYQQSIVPQLGAQVNVLIFIVIMIGGLGSTVGCLIGALLVGLMANYTGFLLPKAALFSNIALMVAILLWRPQGVYPVTNR